Proteins encoded together in one Streptomyces sp. NA04227 window:
- a CDS encoding dynamin family protein yields the protein MVTLDVRPQLLEALCELRERVAAVRFPLPLPGAPRARANRDELLAQLDDYLVPRLRAPEAPLLAVVGGSTGAGKSTLVNSLVGRRVSQAGVLRPTTRTPVLVCHPDDHHWFSSLRVLPDLTRVWVPQQEVPTGAEAGAGHGLAGPGEDGRPAAGGFGGRLPAGGYGLSGLADLLDAEGGPAGNEDDRVLRVETAATLPRGLALLDAPDIDSLVAHNRVLAAELICAADIWVMVTTAARYADAVPWHLLRSAKEHDATIVTVLDRVPHQVLAEVSRQYGALLDRAGLADIPRFTVPELPESAGNGGLLPGTAVAPLRAWLAHRAEDPHARQQALARTAKGAIDSLAARMPELASAVAAQYAAALRLTGAVEDAYERELARVRERVEEGAVLAGGALKRWQSYPVDCEPAELLDAVVESLGTVLLCAVTAADERIADAWQDEPAAGAAGLTVRDPDPAGAEHRIGLAVRRWRRVVEEYADEEVRLLDKGTAPDSETVAALLATGLLGGRRARSAGETLAERIGALAALRLRDRGTALLTEYVDKVLHSERERRLAPLDALDVRPEPQAGLIAALSVLQKER from the coding sequence GTGGTGACCTTGGATGTACGGCCTCAGCTGCTTGAAGCGCTCTGCGAACTGCGGGAACGCGTCGCAGCGGTGCGTTTTCCGCTGCCTCTGCCCGGCGCGCCGAGAGCCCGTGCCAACCGGGACGAGCTGCTCGCGCAACTCGACGACTACCTCGTACCCCGACTCCGCGCGCCCGAGGCGCCGTTGCTCGCCGTCGTCGGCGGCTCCACCGGGGCGGGCAAGTCGACGCTGGTCAACTCGCTCGTGGGCAGGCGCGTCAGCCAGGCGGGGGTACTCCGCCCGACGACCCGCACCCCGGTGCTCGTCTGCCACCCAGACGACCACCACTGGTTCAGCAGCCTGCGCGTGCTGCCCGACCTGACCAGGGTGTGGGTGCCGCAGCAGGAGGTGCCGACCGGTGCCGAGGCCGGTGCCGGGCACGGACTGGCTGGCCCCGGCGAGGACGGCCGCCCCGCCGCGGGCGGCTTCGGCGGACGGCTCCCGGCGGGCGGATACGGACTCTCCGGCCTCGCCGACCTCCTCGACGCCGAGGGCGGCCCGGCCGGGAACGAGGACGACCGCGTCCTGCGCGTGGAGACCGCCGCCACCCTGCCGCGCGGGCTCGCGCTCCTGGACGCCCCCGACATCGACTCGCTGGTCGCCCACAACCGCGTACTGGCCGCCGAGTTGATCTGCGCCGCCGACATCTGGGTCATGGTCACCACCGCCGCTCGCTACGCGGACGCCGTCCCCTGGCATCTGCTGCGCAGCGCCAAGGAGCACGACGCGACCATCGTCACCGTGCTCGACCGGGTGCCCCACCAGGTGCTCGCCGAGGTCTCCCGCCAGTACGGCGCTCTGCTCGACCGGGCCGGACTGGCGGACATCCCCCGGTTCACCGTGCCCGAACTGCCCGAATCCGCGGGCAACGGGGGCCTGTTGCCGGGCACCGCGGTCGCCCCGCTGCGCGCCTGGCTCGCCCACCGGGCCGAGGACCCGCACGCGCGACAGCAGGCACTCGCCCGTACCGCCAAGGGCGCCATCGACTCCCTCGCCGCGCGGATGCCCGAACTCGCCTCGGCAGTCGCCGCCCAGTACGCCGCCGCCCTGCGCCTGACCGGAGCCGTCGAGGACGCCTACGAACGCGAACTCGCCCGCGTACGCGAGCGCGTGGAGGAAGGCGCGGTCCTCGCGGGAGGCGCCCTCAAACGGTGGCAGAGCTACCCCGTCGACTGCGAGCCCGCCGAACTCCTCGACGCGGTGGTCGAGAGCCTCGGCACCGTCCTGCTCTGCGCGGTGACCGCGGCCGACGAGCGGATCGCGGACGCCTGGCAGGACGAACCCGCCGCGGGCGCCGCCGGGTTGACGGTGCGCGACCCCGACCCGGCGGGCGCCGAGCACCGCATCGGCCTGGCCGTACGGCGCTGGCGCAGGGTCGTCGAGGAGTACGCCGATGAGGAGGTGCGGCTGCTCGACAAGGGCACCGCCCCCGACTCCGAGACCGTCGCCGCGCTGCTCGCGACCGGACTGCTCGGCGGCCGTCGCGCCCGCTCGGCGGGGGAGACGCTCGCCGAGCGGATCGGCGCGCTCGCCGCCCTGCGCCTGCGCGACCGCGGGACCGCGCTGCTCACGGAGTACGTCGACAAGGTCCTGCACTCCGAACGCGAGCGCCGTCTCGCCCCCCTCGACGCCCTCGACGTACGCCCCGAGCCCCAGGCCGGGCTGATCGCCGCACTGTCCGTACTGCAGAAGGAGAGGTGA
- a CDS encoding zinc ribbon domain-containing protein, translated as MTRFCGPFPELVGARFWLPTEPFEFGWAALVGCNALRCTRCGEPVRPEVLPDGEHRRYTCGCHRRDTVWSYRIGAETDDLYPAFTDWVCGGHPDFELPAVLDGVALETATDWDALVVETALRPPFEPPGVELYARWITRLHRLLGAERTALSRAVAGMLSAEDPRLVRAAYDFFTNEREAAGAELLTGSVAGRREWLNTTPDPRRPSSSLLDGAALLLHERLLIVDDTGAPVDAPALGLTEELALAGIGPSDSPLTFRDYDPEWLWAHSGALIHANPEWVDTLVYASVWAPAALRRQVLADIAEVVPGAVRTAIEQHFEQPERDVLLAFLQR; from the coding sequence ATGACGAGGTTCTGCGGTCCTTTTCCCGAGTTGGTGGGCGCGCGCTTCTGGCTGCCGACCGAGCCGTTCGAGTTCGGCTGGGCCGCCCTTGTCGGCTGCAACGCTCTGCGCTGCACACGCTGCGGTGAACCGGTGCGGCCGGAGGTGCTGCCGGACGGGGAGCACCGGCGCTACACCTGCGGATGCCACCGTCGGGACACGGTCTGGAGTTACCGGATCGGGGCCGAAACGGATGATCTGTACCCGGCGTTCACCGATTGGGTGTGCGGCGGGCACCCCGACTTCGAACTCCCCGCCGTACTGGACGGCGTAGCGCTGGAGACCGCCACCGACTGGGACGCTCTGGTCGTCGAGACGGCCCTGCGTCCGCCGTTCGAGCCGCCCGGCGTCGAGTTGTACGCACGGTGGATCACCCGGCTCCACCGTCTTCTCGGCGCCGAACGGACGGCGCTGAGCCGGGCGGTCGCCGGCATGCTGAGCGCCGAGGACCCGCGCCTGGTGCGGGCGGCCTACGACTTCTTCACCAACGAGAGAGAGGCCGCGGGGGCCGAACTCCTGACGGGCTCGGTGGCCGGGCGCCGGGAGTGGCTGAACACGACCCCTGACCCGCGCCGGCCCTCGTCCTCGCTGCTCGACGGTGCGGCTCTGCTCCTGCACGAGCGGCTGCTGATCGTCGACGACACCGGCGCCCCTGTCGACGCACCGGCTCTCGGCCTGACCGAGGAACTCGCGCTCGCCGGTATCGGCCCCAGCGACAGCCCGTTGACGTTCCGCGACTACGACCCCGAGTGGCTCTGGGCCCACAGCGGCGCGCTGATCCACGCGAACCCGGAGTGGGTCGACACCCTCGTCTACGCCTCGGTATGGGCCCCTGCCGCGCTCAGGAGGCAGGTTCTGGCCGACATCGCCGAGGTCGTCCCCGGGGCGGTCCGCACGGCGATCGAGCAGCACTTCGAGCAGCCTGAGCGCGACGTGCTGCTGGCTTTCCTCCAGAGGTAA
- a CDS encoding PEP/pyruvate-binding domain-containing protein, translated as MGVDAHLLAVVALDTGRAEDFAVTGAKAANLARAAVAGLPVLPGFVLVPVGRAPDAPAGEEALRRAWRELAGPDEGPLVVRSSSAHEDGENSSMAGRFASVLEVRGWEEFVTAVQTVLDSARRVHVLHPPEGRADPLEGMAVLVQPMLRAAKGGVMFGADPVAGRTDRLLVSAVSGGPDQLVDGSTQGVSYQLTRSGRLLGSDPTERRSARLLGRGELTRLARLAEKTRRVFGGPQDMEFGFDGDGRLWLFQARPITAMAPRPSRGARLLGPGPVAETFPGVLQPLEEDLWIAPMSHGLTLALDLAGAASRRLLRRLPVVTTVGGRVAADLRLLGAVPSAHPVLDFVNPLPGARRAAAAWRVGRLRSALPLLALDLMADVDRRLAELPAPRQMLGGQLLDAVSWGRAVLSPLHAQESLAGALLGPGSGGTAAGEALATLAETRSQGASDDQLLARHPVLLSLLPPTLGERAALPGHMNLTGLPRGVAGLPVREGLRLRIRWVQEMQSEMVRELGARLGKSDAALAGPSLLALRWDELTRIVDGGALPTDLPERHLRPDSPALPAAFRLAEGRPVAETLTGRGAGQGQGAGGGFGTGTAWDGHGERPEDPVLVVRTLDPALAPLLPGLAGLVAETGSVLSHLAVLAREYDVPTAVGVPGAVDRFPPGAELTVDGGTGAVTQTARPAPPQPATSDEGAAA; from the coding sequence GTGGGGGTTGACGCGCATCTGCTGGCGGTGGTGGCGCTGGACACCGGACGAGCGGAGGATTTCGCCGTCACCGGCGCCAAGGCGGCCAATCTGGCCCGCGCGGCCGTCGCGGGGCTGCCGGTGCTGCCCGGCTTCGTCCTCGTACCGGTGGGGCGGGCGCCGGACGCCCCGGCCGGGGAGGAGGCGCTGCGCCGCGCCTGGCGCGAGCTGGCCGGGCCGGACGAGGGGCCGCTTGTCGTACGGTCCTCCTCCGCGCACGAGGACGGTGAGAACTCCTCGATGGCCGGACGTTTCGCCTCGGTCCTGGAGGTGCGGGGCTGGGAGGAGTTCGTCACCGCGGTGCAGACGGTGCTCGACTCGGCCCGGCGCGTACACGTCCTGCATCCGCCCGAGGGGCGGGCCGATCCGCTGGAGGGCATGGCGGTCCTGGTGCAGCCCATGCTGCGGGCGGCCAAGGGTGGGGTGATGTTCGGGGCGGACCCGGTCGCGGGCCGTACGGACCGCCTCCTTGTCAGCGCCGTGAGCGGTGGCCCCGACCAGCTGGTGGACGGCAGCACCCAAGGGGTGAGTTACCAACTCACCCGGTCCGGAAGGCTGTTGGGATCCGATCCCACCGAGCGGAGATCCGCACGGCTGCTCGGCCGCGGTGAGCTGACCCGCCTCGCACGGCTGGCCGAGAAGACCCGGCGGGTGTTTGGCGGACCCCAGGACATGGAGTTCGGCTTCGACGGCGACGGGCGGCTGTGGCTGTTCCAGGCCCGTCCGATCACCGCGATGGCCCCCCGGCCGTCGCGCGGTGCGCGCCTCCTGGGCCCCGGCCCGGTCGCCGAGACCTTCCCCGGCGTCCTCCAGCCACTGGAGGAGGACCTCTGGATCGCGCCGATGTCCCACGGCCTCACCCTCGCCCTCGACCTCGCCGGGGCGGCTTCCCGGCGGCTGCTCCGCCGGCTGCCGGTGGTCACGACCGTCGGCGGCCGCGTCGCCGCCGACCTGCGGCTGCTCGGCGCGGTGCCGTCCGCCCACCCCGTACTCGACTTCGTCAACCCGCTGCCCGGCGCCCGCCGCGCGGCGGCCGCCTGGCGGGTGGGACGCCTGCGGTCCGCGCTCCCGCTGCTCGCCCTGGACCTGATGGCCGACGTCGACCGGCGGCTCGCCGAGTTGCCCGCCCCGCGACAGATGCTCGGCGGCCAACTCCTGGACGCCGTGTCCTGGGGCCGGGCCGTACTGTCCCCGCTGCACGCGCAGGAATCCCTGGCCGGAGCGCTGCTCGGCCCCGGCTCCGGCGGCACCGCGGCGGGCGAGGCGCTCGCCACCCTCGCCGAGACGCGCTCCCAGGGTGCGAGCGACGACCAACTCCTCGCCCGGCACCCCGTCCTGCTGTCCCTGCTGCCGCCCACCCTCGGCGAACGCGCCGCCCTGCCGGGCCACATGAACCTGACCGGCCTGCCGCGCGGCGTGGCCGGTCTCCCGGTACGCGAGGGGCTGCGGCTGCGGATCCGCTGGGTGCAGGAGATGCAGTCGGAGATGGTCCGGGAACTCGGCGCCCGGCTCGGCAAGAGCGACGCCGCACTCGCCGGACCGTCTCTGCTCGCCCTGCGCTGGGACGAGTTGACGCGGATAGTGGACGGCGGCGCCCTCCCGACCGACCTGCCCGAACGCCACCTCAGACCCGACTCGCCGGCCCTGCCCGCGGCCTTCCGCCTCGCCGAGGGCCGCCCGGTGGCCGAGACACTCACCGGCCGCGGCGCGGGCCAAGGCCAGGGCGCCGGGGGCGGCTTCGGCACCGGCACCGCCTGGGACGGGCACGGCGAGCGCCCCGAGGACCCGGTGCTCGTCGTCCGCACCCTCGACCCCGCCCTGGCCCCGCTCCTGCCCGGCCTCGCGGGCCTGGTCGCCGAGACCGGCAGCGTCCTGTCCCACCTCGCCGTCCTCGCCCGCGAGTACGACGTACCCACCGCCGTCGGTGTCCCCGGCGCCGTCGACCGCTTCCCACCCGGCGCCGAACTCACCGTGGACGGCGGGACCGGAGCGGTGACACAGACCGCCCGCCCCGCACCGCCACAGCCCGCCACGAGCGACGAGGGGGCCGCGGCATGA
- a CDS encoding DUF899 family protein: MMRYTRLAGESADHLAAREELRQAEIALMRQREEVAARRRALPQGPPVDDYTFLEGPADLDSGDAPLREVRLSELFTAPDRPLIVYQFMYGKRQTEPCPMCTMWIDGFSHTVQHLTRNVDFVVAAAADPVTLRGHARRRGWHRLRLLSCGDSTFKYDTGSEDEDGWQDSTISVFTRDEDGTIRHFYATHPRMADDIDERGIDLYTPVWNLLDLTPRGRGDWYPSVDY, from the coding sequence ATGATGCGGTACACCCGACTGGCCGGGGAATCGGCGGACCACCTCGCCGCCCGCGAGGAACTGCGGCAGGCCGAGATCGCTCTCATGCGGCAGCGCGAAGAGGTCGCCGCCCGGCGGCGGGCGCTCCCCCAGGGACCACCGGTGGACGACTACACGTTCCTGGAGGGCCCCGCCGACCTCGACTCCGGGGACGCGCCGCTGCGCGAGGTCCGGCTGAGCGAGCTGTTCACCGCTCCGGACCGCCCGCTGATCGTCTACCAGTTCATGTACGGCAAACGGCAGACCGAGCCGTGCCCGATGTGCACCATGTGGATCGACGGTTTCAGCCACACCGTCCAGCACCTCACCCGGAACGTCGACTTCGTCGTCGCCGCTGCCGCCGACCCGGTCACGCTGCGCGGCCACGCCCGTCGCCGCGGCTGGCACCGGCTCCGCCTGCTGAGCTGCGGCGACAGCACCTTCAAGTACGACACCGGCAGCGAGGACGAGGACGGCTGGCAGGACTCCACCATCTCCGTCTTCACCCGCGACGAGGACGGCACGATCCGGCACTTCTACGCCACCCACCCGCGGATGGCCGACGACATCGACGAGCGCGGAATCGACCTCTACACCCCGGTCTGGAACCTCCTCGACCTGACGCCGAGGGGCCGGGGGGACTGGTATCCGAGCGTGGACTACTGA
- a CDS encoding metalloprotease, translating to MRIPRSKRAAARERADGPVRGRRRSPGVWLATAAVLAAGASAVPFVMADAQATGARNCLNGTLSYEHHDAEAGPEKPVVALPARRANWELWGATSPDGKPEKLATGLTDAKDGTFAACHDGSLHQASVRFRSSSAELWRVVKNWDDESEYTFDSERVEEVSGEQDLGTVQVPEEMARAFSVVDTLNILYDKRGTDSPCFTRHQGEGECETLTVAWGRDNEEGGYWDHPSNSDDESHGTDFVLLNADMPDSRHLVLHEAGHWFQWQLHGKWWPEVTGCNPHYFERESSPTCAWTEGFADAVAAHTLGDYRWVYENGDSFDFTNDETTEGWDKGDSVQARVSTSLLDLWAEDGPDGGDWDATLQLMTEQRSSTFEEYFTEGRPTVPLPVDGDAKKIINKHTIDY from the coding sequence ATGAGAATTCCCCGTAGCAAGCGAGCTGCCGCGAGGGAGCGAGCGGACGGTCCGGTGCGCGGGCGGCGCCGCAGCCCCGGTGTCTGGCTGGCCACCGCCGCGGTACTCGCCGCCGGTGCCTCCGCCGTCCCCTTCGTCATGGCGGACGCACAGGCCACCGGCGCACGGAACTGCCTGAACGGCACCCTCTCCTACGAGCACCACGACGCGGAGGCGGGCCCGGAGAAACCGGTGGTCGCCCTGCCCGCGCGCAGGGCCAACTGGGAGCTGTGGGGCGCCACTTCACCGGACGGTAAGCCCGAGAAGCTCGCCACCGGACTCACCGATGCCAAGGACGGCACCTTCGCCGCCTGCCACGACGGCTCGCTCCACCAGGCCTCGGTCCGGTTCCGTTCCAGCTCGGCCGAGCTGTGGCGGGTGGTGAAGAACTGGGACGACGAGAGCGAGTACACCTTCGACAGCGAGCGCGTCGAGGAGGTCTCCGGAGAGCAGGACCTGGGCACCGTCCAGGTGCCCGAGGAGATGGCCCGCGCCTTCAGCGTCGTCGACACCCTCAACATCCTTTACGACAAGCGTGGTACGGACTCGCCCTGCTTCACCCGTCACCAAGGGGAGGGCGAGTGCGAGACCCTCACCGTCGCCTGGGGCCGGGACAACGAGGAGGGCGGCTACTGGGACCACCCGTCCAACTCCGACGACGAGAGCCACGGAACGGACTTCGTCCTGCTCAACGCCGACATGCCCGACTCCCGGCACCTGGTCCTGCACGAGGCCGGGCACTGGTTCCAGTGGCAGCTCCACGGGAAGTGGTGGCCCGAGGTCACCGGCTGCAACCCGCACTACTTCGAGCGGGAATCCTCCCCGACCTGCGCGTGGACGGAAGGCTTCGCGGACGCGGTCGCGGCCCACACCCTCGGCGACTACCGCTGGGTCTACGAGAACGGCGACAGCTTCGACTTCACCAACGACGAGACCACCGAGGGCTGGGACAAGGGCGACAGCGTCCAGGCCCGGGTCTCCACCTCGCTGCTCGACCTGTGGGCCGAGGACGGCCCCGACGGCGGCGACTGGGACGCCACTCTCCAGCTCATGACCGAGCAGCGCAGCAGCACCTTCGAGGAGTACTTCACCGAGGGACGGCCCACCGTGCCGCTGCCCGTCGACGGCGACGCCAAGAAGATCATCAACAAGCACACGATCGACTACTGA